From Daucus carota subsp. sativus chromosome 6, DH1 v3.0, whole genome shotgun sequence, the proteins below share one genomic window:
- the LOC108227647 gene encoding protein LEO1 homolog codes for MVGEEKRHQMMQNLFGDQSEEEDDDEEVESEHESNRQPVDYASDEGDGGMEPEVEGEAEVEGQGEVEAEMESDGDLHDADPVHGESEAERDQSSQEVEVGDQREESEGKDFESDDQEDYRQRVVTSKRRNAIESGSERFEENRYAENEDEEVEQTKSQRSPGEDEDEAHISHTAPELRDVFGDSDDEEPEYAVENQIDHDSNRSPIDEEGSYEKGLRPEDMVADEEGQYESEEENIKAKHKERPVGPPLELGIPLRPPPARPEKMNIIKVSNIMGIDPKPFDPETYVEEDEFVTDESGSKKRIRLENNIVRWRNVKNPDGTITRESNARFIRWSDGSLQLQIGNEVLDISVQDARHDQAHLFLRHDKGILQSQGRLLQKMRFMPSSLTSKSHRMLTALVDSRHKKVYKVKNCVTDIDPEREKEQKERAESQTIRANELLSRKKEKVNRKYTQTVRRERQLSPGFLEDALEEDDEPDYYESRRSAPRRRFDDDMEMEDRAEKRILSAKKGHKDIPRKSFPASKSSRRPVDFSDSEKEESEYETDGEEEYRSPARRMTEDPELDDEEEEENYEEEAGADEASEEEEPKHKAKESQRNFKHKEIESDDDSPKRKPTTHRRMAVVYDSDED; via the exons ATGGTTGGCGAAGAGAAGAGGCATCAGATGATGCAGAACCTATTCGGCGACCAATCGGAGGAAGAAGACGACGATGAGGAAGTCGAATCGGAGCATGAATCCAATCGCCAGCCCGTCGATTACGCATCG GATGAAGGCGACGGAGGGATGGAGCCTGAGGTTGAAGGCGAGGCTGAAGTAGAAGGTCAAGGGGAAGTTGAAGCTGAAATGGAGAGTGATGGTGACTTACATGATGCAGATCCTGTTCATGGAGAGAGCGAGGCCGAAAGGGATCAGAGTTCTCAAGAAGTGGAAGTTGGTGATCAGAGGGAAGAAAGTGAAGGAAAAGATTTTGAAAGTGATGATCAAGAAGACTATCGTCAAAGAGTTGTGACAAGCAAGAGAAGGAATGCCATTGAAAGTGGATCAGAAAGATTTGAGGAAAATCGCTatgctgaaaatgaagatgaagaagttgAGCAGACTAAAAGTCAGAG ATCGCCTGGTGAGGATGAAGATGAAGCTCACATTTCACACACAGCGCCTGAGCTTCGTGATGTTTTTGGGGACTCTGACGACGAGGAACCAGAGTATGCAGTTGAAAATCAAATTGACCATGATTCTAAT AGATCCCCTATTGATGAGGAGGGAAGTTATGAGAAAGGGCTCAGGCCAGAGGATATGGTAGCTGATGAGGAGGGTCAGTACGAGTCCGAGGAAGAGAATATAAAGGCTAAACACAAGGAGAGACCAGTTGGCCCCCCTTTGGAGCTTGGGATTCCACTGCGACCCCCTCCAGCCCGTCCAGAGAAG ATGAATATAATTAAGGTTTCTAATATTATGGGAATAGACCCCAAACCATTTGATCCTGAGACTTATGTTGAAGAGGATGAGTTTGTGACTGATGAATCTGGATCTAAAAAACGTATTCGCTTGGAGAACAACATTGTGCGCTGGAGAAATGTGAAAAACCCTGATGGCACAATTACT CGTGAAAGCAATGCTCGCTTTATTAGATGGTCAGATGGCAGCTTACAGTTACAAATCGGTAATGAAGTTCTTGACATATCTGTCCAAGATGCGCGGCATGATCAGGCACACCTTTTTCTTAGACATGATAAG GGTATTTTGCAATCACAAGGAAGACTTCTGCAAAAGATGAGGTTTATGCCTTCTTCCTTGACTTCTAAGTCGCACAGAATGTTGACTGCCCTTGTCGATTCACGCCACAAAAAAGTTTACAAGGTCAAGAACTGTGTCACAGACATTGATCCTGAGAGGGAGAAAGAGCAAAAGGAGAGG GCTGAAAGTCAAACAATTAGAGCTAACGAGCTTCTTAGTCGGAAGAAGGAAAAGGTTAATAGGAAATATACACAGACTGTTCGCAGGGAGCGCCAACTTTCCCCTGGTTTCTTGGAGGATGCACTTGAGGAG GATGATGAACCTGATTACTACGAGTCCCGACGCTCTGCCCCTAGACGACGCTTTGATGATGACATGGAAATGGAGGATAGAGCAGAGAAGCGGATTCTCAGCGCAAAGAAG GGGCACAAAGATATACCTCGCAAGTCATTCCCAGCTTCCAAATCATCCCGACGCCCGGTTGATTTTTCAGATAGTGAGAAAGAGGAGTCTGAGTATGAAACTGATGGGGAGGAAGAATACAGGTCTCCTGCACGTCGGATGACCGAGGATCCAGAACTGGAcgatgaagaagaggaagaaaattATGAAGAGGAGGCTGGTGCTGATGAAGCATCAGAGGAAGAG GAGCCAAAGCACAAGGCTAAAGAGTCGCAACGTAACTTCAAGCACAAGGAGATAGAGTCAGATGATGATTCCCCTAAAAGAAAACCGACAACACACCGTCGCATGGCGGTTGTGTACGATAGTGATGAAGATTGA
- the LOC108227228 gene encoding alpha-mannosidase — MGFSVLVLIFSIFSVLCTCSVNGFVSYNTGSKIVDGKLNVHLVPHSHDDVGWLKTVDQYFVGSNSTIQGACVENTLDSVIMSLMRDPNRKFVFAEMAFFQRWWRIQNPTIQAEVRKLVDAGQLEFVNGGWCMHDEATTHYIDMIDQTTLGHHAIKSQFNITPRAGWQIDPFGHSAVQAYLLGAEAGFESVHFARVDYQDRAKRKEDKSLEVVWRGSKTFGSSSQIFANAFPVHYSPPTGFHFEVNDDTVPVQDDPLLFDYNVKDRVNDFIAAAITQANVTRTNHVMWTMGDDFQYQYAETWFKQMDKLIHYVNLDGRVNALYSTPSLYTDAKNAANSSWPLKRNDYFPYADGENAYWTGFFTSRPALKGYIRMLSGYYLAARQLEFLAGRRTTGNSTFSLGDALGIAQHHDAVTGTAKQHTTDDYAKRLAIGATEAQAVVSSALSCLSDSKSSNACSTAPTMTFNQCQLLNISYCPVTEEDIPQGKSLVVVAYNPLGWNRTEIIRIPVKDTNLIVQDSMGNKVETQYVEFDNVTKNLRKFYAEAYLGRPPEEEPKYWLIFQASVPPLGWNTYFLSVSTGKGERSGYIGVTDGTQNDAIEIGPGSLKMSFSSQSGQLTRIVNSKTGVDIPIQQNYLWYGSSQGDQSSGAYIFHPDGSPPTIVSKSVPFQVKRGPLVDEVYQQFNSWISQVIRVYKDKEHAEFEFTIGPIPTDDSLGKEVITKITSNMVTDKVFYTDSNGRDFLKRVRDFREDWPLQVTQPVAGNYYPLNLGIFTMDSKTELSILVDHATGGSSIEDGEIELMFHRRMIDDDGRGVGEALDETVCVNDTCEGLAVRGKYYLSLNQLGDGAQWRRTTGQEIYSPILLAFTHENADDWKAAHMTQTTVMDPNYSLPFNVALITLQELDDGNVLLRLAHLYEVGEDAKYSALAKVELKKMIAKKTIKTIKEMSLTANQNKSDMKKMAWKVEGDKADEPKPIKGAPVDPSALIVELGPMEIRTFLLTF, encoded by the exons ATGGGTTTTTCAGTTTTGGTCTtgattttttcgattttttcggTTTTATGTACTTGTTCTGTAAATGGATTTGTTAGTTATAATACTGGGAGCAAGATTGTGGATGGTAAATTGAATGTTCATTTGGTTCCTCATTCACATGATGATGTGGGCTGGTTGAAGACTGTTGATCAGTACTTTGTTGGATCAAATAGCACCATTCAG GGTGCTTGTGTGGAAAATACTCTTGATTCCGTGATTATGTCATTGATGCGGGATCCAAATAGGAAGTTTGTATTTGCTGAAATg GCATTTTTTCAACGTTGGTGGAGGATACAAAATCCAACAATACAAGCAGAAGTGCGAAAGCTCGTCGATGCTGGGCAGTTGGAATTTGT GAATGGTGGCTGGTGTATGCATGATGAGGCTACTACCCATTATATCGATATGATTGATCAGACAACTTTAGGTCATCATGCTATTAAAAGCCAATTTAATATAACTCCTCGAGCAGGATGGCAGATTGATCCTTTCGGGCACTCTGCAGTGCAGGCTTATTTACTCGGAGCAGAG GCTGGCTTTGAATCTGTACATTTTGCACGGGTTGATTATCAAGACCGAGCAAAGCGTAAGGAAGATAAATCTCTCGAAGTTGTTTGGCGTGGGTCGAAAACTTTTGGATCTTCATCTCAG ATTTTTGCCAACGCATTTCCTGTTCATTACAGTCCACCAACCGGTTTCCATTTTGAAGTGAATGATGACACTGTTCCTGTTCAG GACGATCCTCTTCTTTTCGATTACAATGTCAAAGATCGAGTTAATGATTTTATTGCTGCTGCCATAACTCAG GCAAATGTAACAAGGACAAATCATGTGATGTGGACTATGGGTGACGACTTCCAATATCAATATGCAGAGACATGGTTCAAGCAGATGGACAAGTTAATTCATTATGTTAACCTG GATGGTCGAGTGAATGCACTTTATTCTACCCCGTCTCTCTACACAGATGCAAAAAATGCAGCGAATTCTTCATGGCCACTGAAAAGAAATGATTATTTCCC ATATGCAGATGGTGAAAATGCCTATTGGACTGGTTTTTTTACTAGTCGTCCAGCGTTAAAGGGATATATACGTATGCTCAGTGGATATTATCTG GCAGCAAGGCAGCTCGAGTTCCTGGCAGGAAGGAGAACCACTGGCAACAGCACTTTTAGCTTGGGAGATGCTTTAGGAATTGCACAACACCATGATGCTGTGACTGGTACTGCTAAACAGCATACAACCGATGACTATGCAAAACGCTTGGCTATTGGAGCTACGGag GCTCAAGCTGTTGTTAGTTCAGCTTTGTCATGTTTATCTGATTCAAAATCAAGCAACGCCTGTTCTACAGCACCAACAATGACATTTAATCAG TGCCAGCTACTTAATATTAGTTACTGCCCTGTAACTGAGGAAGATATTCCTCAAGGAAAGAGTTTG GTGGTGGTGGCATACAATCCTCTTGGATGGAACCGTACTGAGATTATCAGGATTCCG GTCAAAGATACTAATTTAATTGTCCAAGATTCCATGGGCAATAAGGTGGAGACACAATATGTAGAGTTCGATAATGTTACAAAGAACTTGAGGAAATTTTATGCTGAGGCTTATCTAGGCAGACCTCCAGAAGAGGAGCCCAAATACTGGCTAATCTTTCAAGCTTCTGTGCCACCATTGGGTTGGAATACCTACTTTCTTTCAGTGTCAACTGGAAAAG GAGAAAGAAGTGGTTATATTGGTGTAACAGACGGTACACAGAATGATGCTATTGAAATTGGACCAGGAAGCTTGAAGATGTCATTTTCTTCACAATCAGGGCAACTTACAAGGATTGTTAATTCTAAAACAGGG GTTGATATACCTATACAACAAAATTATCTCTGGTATGGTTCAAGTCAAGGAGATCAG TCTTCAGGTGCATACATATTCCACCCTGACGGATCACCTCCAACTATTGTTTCAAAATCA GTTCCTTTTCAAGTTAAGCGTGGGCCGCTTGTTGATGAAGTTTACCAGCAATTCAACTCATGGATCTCACAG gtgatcagagtttacaaagACAAAGAGCATGCTGAATTTGAGTTCACT ATCGGTCCAATTCCAACAGATGATAGTCTTGGAAAAGAAGTCATCACAAAGATTACATCAAACATGGTCACTGACAAAGTGTTCTATACTGATTCCAACGGGAGGGACTTCTTGAAACGG GTTCGAGATTTTAGAGAAGACTGGCCTCTTCAAGTTACTCAACCTGTAGCAGGGAACTATTATCCA CTTAATCTAGGAATTTTCACTATGGATAGTAAAACTGAATTGTCAATATTGGTTGATCATGCCACTGGAGGATCCAGCATTGAAGATGGAGAAATAGAGTTGATGTTCCATAG ACGCATGATCGATGATGACGGCAGAGGAGTAGGCGAAGCCCTTGATGAGACGGTGTGCGTTAACGATACTTGTGAAGGACTTGCG GTGCGAGGAAAATATTATCTGAGCCTCAACCAGCTGGGTGATGGAGCACAGTGGCGGCGAACAACTGGCCAAGAGATATACTCGCCCATTCTTTTAGCTTTCACCCATGAG AATGCAGATGATTGGAAAGCTGCTCATATGACACAGACTACTGTTATGGATCCGAACTATAGTTTACCTTTTAATGTTGCATTAATTACTCTACAG GAACTGGATGATGGAAATGTACTCCTTCGTTTGGCACATCTGTATGAG GTTGGTGAAGATGCTAAATACTCGGCATTAGCTAAAGTCGAACTGAAGAAGATGATTGCTAAGAAGACG ATAAAAACCATTAAGGAAATGAGCTTGACAGCGAACCAAAACAAGTCGGATATGAAGAAGATGGCATGGAAAGTCGAAGGGGACAAAGCAGACGAGCCCAAACCTATAAAAGGTGCCCCTGTAGATCCGTCAGCTCTGATAGTCGAGCTTGGTCCCATGGAGATTCGTACTTTCCTCCTGACATTTTAA